AGTTGTATCAGACTCGTTTGAcgagtcttcttcttcttctttcctagtTGATTATGTTTTGGATGAAGAACCTGCCATAGATTATGATCTTATGGCATGACTGATTATTGAAGCTGCCCTACAACATTGGCCAAATATGCTAAGAATGACAGAAAAACCAACTTGGTTTTTCCATCAATCATCATCTCTAGTTCACTTAGAGGTTGAAGAGTTTGACAACAATGATTCTGAGATGAGTTCTGCCTCAGATTTAGTCTGCTTTAGATTCTGAGAAAAATTTATATGTTCCGATTCTTCGAGAAATTATGCCACAGAAGTTAAGACTGTGGCAGATGCTGATCTAGTTGCTGAAGAATCATTTGATTTAAAGTTTCTACAAGAAAATGAAGAACTTGTTGAAGATCAGTAGAAGCATGGTTTCAGGAGGAGCTTAATTTGTCTACTGCAAATGAGTGCATATATTTTGGGAGAACTTCTGTGTAAACATTTACTGTTGAGTTCCAACTGTTACAGTCTCTGGAATTATGGTATGACATTCTTTGCCTTCAGAATGAGGAGATCACTCAGTATCTTATTATAGAAATTTTTCCAAATAATTTTGAAGACATCTTTGCTGCTTAGAAGCATCTAGAGAGGTGGAAGCTACAAGAAAAACTTTATGATCAATAAAGCTGAATTTCATGGGGAGCAATGCTTAAAATATTTCATTGAAGATATATTCTGAAGTTCAGGAGGGGTATTATTAGATTATCTTGAAGACCTTTCTCAGTTTGAGGGGGAGCATTGCTTAGATTGATAGAAGATGCATTCTAAGTTTGAGGGGGAGCATTGCTAAGTTTGGTTGAAGATACATTCTCGTGTTGAGGGGGAGCTTTGCTTGGTGTTCCTGCATCTGGAATTCGGATTGCCATAATTCCTGGATTTATGTCAAAAAATGTTCTTCATGTTTTTCTGACAGGTTAATGAAGCCTTTGTCCTTTTTGTCAAAAAGGGGGAGTATACGTGCTGATGGAGTAAGACACGTGGTTTCATTATTTACCCTGGTTAATCATCACCGAATGTGGTTTTGTCAAAAATGCCAAAAGGGGGAGTTTGTAACGACATGATTATTTGACCAAATCAATGTCGTATTAATTGGTTTATCATCTTTGACCAAAACCGACTAGGAAAATTATTGTGAAGATTTAAACCAAGATAAATTAAGAAAAGATATTATTTTCCTAGAGATTGATTCCTATTTGGAGTCATCGAAGAAACCATACAAGTATGCACAAGAAACACTGTTCACTTATCAGAAATATTCACGCAGAAAAACATTGTCGGGCACTTAACTTCTATAAGGAGTTTCGCGTATTAGCGATCTCGTCTTAACTTATTATTGTCGGACACTTCACTTTTTATGTCAGAGCGACTAAGGTTCTAGCAGGTTGTTGGGTCGACAAACCTAGCCAATTTTTGTCAGGCTCTGTCCTTTTTCCATGAGTTTAGTTGAAAAGCTAAGGATGAGAGCCACTTAGCTAAGActcttaggtccattttgactaaGGGTTGAGGCGATCCCATCGAAGAGGTGGTAGTGCTCACAAATTAATGAACAAAAGATGTCACGTAGGGCTTAACATAAATTTGAAAAATATTCAAAGTGCTACAATAGGGCATACATACTTAAAGTTTTTGCCACAAGGGGCCGAACGATAATGTTTCTTTATAAAAGTTAGAGCTTCACAATCTTACCCAAAGGCAACGGCCCTACTCGACTCAAAACCGCTTGGGTTGGGGAGTTTCATGGGTGGTAGACGTGAAGGTTGTTAGCGTTCCAGCTACAAGGAATTGGCTTCCCATCGAGCTCTTCTAATCGGTATGAGCCTGGTCAGGACACTCACACCACGCGGTATGGTCCTTCTCAGTTTAGGCTCAACTTTTCGACAGCTTCAAGTGGTTTTGATGCTTCCATCTTTCTAAGTACGAAGTCTCCTACTTTAAAAGCCCGACCGTGGATGTGGTTGTTGTAGAACTTGACTGTCAACAACTTTTGCTCAGCAATTTTGATTGCAGCATTATCACGGACTTCATCGATGAGATCCAAGTTGAGTAAGAGTCCTTCTTCATTCAGGCTTGGGTTATAGTGTTTAATTCGATAAGAGCGAAGGCCGACGTCGACAGGCACGATGGTGTCGGTCCCATAGGTCAGCTTGTAGGGAGTCTCACCTGTAGGGACCTTGCAAGTTGTTCTATAAGCCCAAAGGACTTTTGGAAGCTCGTCAACCCATTGTTTCTTTGGTAGGTCCTTCAACTTTTTCTTGAGCCCATCGACAATGGATCGATTGGTGACTTCGACCTGACCATTAGCCGACGGGTGTGCTATCGACGTGAATCCCTGCTGGACGTCATACTTCTTTAGAAATTCTTTGAACCATGCACTATCGAATTGTTTGCCATTGTCGAAAATGATGATGCGTCGGGCATGGGCAAGTCGGTCGGGGAGATTATGATTTCCTTAGATGAACTTGGGCAGTCGCTGGGCTGGGTCTCATTGGGCACCCTATCTAGGATAATGCACTCCACTACAAAATCTGCTAAAGCTTGGCCTTTGATTGCTAGTCGTGCATGGTAGGAAATGTCAAACTCGCCTAACTCCACTCCCTAATTGATCATTCTTCCGCTCGACTTGATGTTGTGAAGGATCTTGCGTATCGGTTGTTTGGTGAGAACTCTGATTAAATGAGCTTGGAAGTAGGGCCTGAGCTTCCTAGCTGCCGTGACCGCTAAGGTAAATTTTTAAAACCTTTGAATACCTTGTTTCTGCTCCTTGTAGGACCTTAGTAACATGTTGATGATTGCTCGGATCTTGTCGGGATTAGCTTCTATGCCTCTTTGGGATACCATCAGTCCCAAGAATTTACCCGATTTCACGCCAAAAGCACATTTAGATGGGTTCAGTTCATATTGTATTTGCGAAGGATGCCGAAGGACTCAGCCAAGTCGGCGATACGGTCCTCCCGACGAACGCTCTTGACGAGCATATCGTCGATGTAAACCTCAATATTTCTTCCAATTTACGACTTGAAAATCTTCTTGACAAGCCTTTGATAGGTTGCTCCAACATTCTTCAGACCAAACGACATCACCACATAACATTATAACCCCTTGTCATTCACGAAAGAGACTTTTGGGTCGTCGGACAGGAGCATTAGGATTTGATTATAGCCTGAAAAGGCATCCATGAAGCTCATCAACTCGTGTCCACAGTGGCATCGATTAGAATATCGATTCTTGGCAGGGGGTAGTGATCTTTCGTACAGGCCTGGTTGAGATCACGAAAGTCGATACAGATACGCCACTTGCCATTAGCCTTCTTGACCATCACTGGGTTCGATAAACATTCGGGGTACTCAATCTTTTATATAAAACCTGCTTGCATAAGCTCGTCGACCTCCTGAGCTATAGCAACCTATCGGGCAGGTGCATAACTTCTCTTCTTCTACTTCACAGGCTTACTTGTTGGGTCGACGTTGAGCTTGTGTACCATGACCAACGGGTCTATGCCTGCGATGTCTTCAGTAGACCAAGCAAACACATCATTGTTGGTTCGGACTGGTTGGACTCAATCTTCACTTGATTTCCTTTCGTGCCCGACGGGCCTGCGTCGGTCGGCTTGACTAGGGAGCCCGACTTGATCAACTCAAGATGCTCTTGGTGCTCGTCGGACTTGAAGGTAGCCAGATGACATTGTCAGGCTGCTCGTTAGTTTCCTCGGACTACGCCAACACCGTTGGGAGTAGGGAACTTGAAGGCCTGATATAAGAATGAGGCTAGTCCACGAAAAGCAGCAACGCCTTCGCGCCCGAATATTCAGTTGTAGTGGGCTGGACCTTTGATGACGAGCCAATTGATGAACTGGGTCACTCGTTGGTGACCTGAACCTAAAGCTACCGATAATTTGATGGTATCAACAACAGGTATTTCTATCTAGTTGACTGCATAGATTGGTCCGTGCGAAGGAGCTAAGTGCTTATCTGCAAATCCCATTATCCTGTAGGCATGGTAGTAGAGGATGTCGACGGAACTCCCATCATCAACAAGAACCCTCCACACGTCCGTGCCAGATATAGACATTATCACGACCAACGGGTCGGAATGGGGGTAGAGCAAATTCTCAAGGTCATCGTCTGAGAAACCGATGGTTATTATCTTCGTTGAGACCTTCCTCTTTTTCTGAGGTATGCCGACGGACATCACCTCCCTGACTTTGTCCTTCTTTTTCTTGTTGCTCATACGGAACTCCTCCCCAAAAATCATATGCACGACACCTCCTCCTTGAGGCATGTCAAGCTCATTGGGAGGTGTCCTCTCCTTAttgtttttgttattgttgttgtccTGCTTCTTTCCTTTACGACGATTGTCTCGTCGACCACCATTGTACTTGTTGGGACCCTTCACTCAATTCTCGCGACCTTCTTTGAAGTTGTCGAGCTTTCCATTCTGAATGAGATATTTAATCTCATCTTTTACCTGTCTGCACTCATCGGTCGTGTGCCCATAGTCTTTGTGAAACTGACAGAAAGAGTCGGACTTGTTTCCATTCGCTCCCGACTTCATGGGTTTCGGATAGCAAATGTTCTGGTTAGACTCTTGAATCGCCATGAGCACCTGACTACGCGGTGCATTGAGAGTTGTCTCGAATACTCTAGTCGGCCAGCATTTCTGTCTCGACTATTGTTCTTGTTGTCATCCCTATGCTTTCTCTCATTATTCTTCTGCCCTTGACCTTTGTCGTCGGGCTTACGCTTCCTGTCAGCATCTCTGTTCCTGTCGGCTTCTTGCATCACATCCTCGACCAACATCTCTTTGCCTGCTTTGGCCAACAACTCAACCATTATCTTTGGAGGTGTCTTCGCTAGAGCCGCTGTGAGAGACTCATTTGTTGTACCGGTTGTCATTGCGGCTACACTCACTTCAATGGCCAAGTCTGGAATTTCGTTGCAAGCATCCATAAAACGAGCTACATAGTCTCGGAGGCTCTTGCCTCTATGCTTCTTGGCGATAAAGAGTGATGTCGAGCTCCTTCCATGCACCTGCCCCCCGACGAAGTGGTGCAAGAAATGGTTTGTGAGATCTGCGAAGTTGTCGATTGAGTTTGGCAGTATCATACGAAACCAAATATGTGCTGCATCTTCAAATGTGACTGGGAATGCCCGACAACGGATGGCGTCGGACACTCCGTGTAGTGTCATCGCCGACTCGAAAACTAAGATGTGGCTACTAGGTTCTCTTGAACCCGTGAATTTCTTCATGCTGGGCATCAGCCACCTGTTGGGCGTTGGCTCATTCAATACCTGTTGAGTAAAAGGCGACGAGGCCATCATGTACGCATGAGTTGCCAACGCCAAGGGGTTTGCCCTAACAGATGATGGGATATTGCCATAGACAGGCTATTGCTGATAAATGGAAGCCACTTGTTGAACTATAGGCAACGGGTTGGGATCATAGGGCTGGGCGGCGAGCTGTTGGAAAGCATGGGCCTGCTCGACAGGAGCTTGCCTTGGCGGTAGTGGTGCTGGACAGGGTGAATCAGGTCGGGCACGAATCCTTCTCTGAATCTCTTCTTCAAGGAGTCGGTCAATAGTGTCCGAGAGTCTAGAGCGCCCGACAGATGGGGCAGGACGACTACGGCTCAAGCTGTGTCCGATATCACGAGAGCGAGGTGACCGACTCTCAATAGTATCCTTGTTGAGATCACCATAATTTTGAGGGTCATTAAGGATGCTGTTTCTATGACTTCGTGCTATCAACCTCTCGCGCAAGTCGTTGGACCTTCTCACGCGGGCATGTGTGTCATGGTTAGCTAGTAACCTTCCATCTCTCTTGCGATGCCTAGTAAGGGAGTCTCGTAGATTGTCAAGAGAGGCTTCTCTGCGGCGCTGGTTGAGCTCATTAAGAAGGTCTTCCCGACGACGATTGTTGAGATTGTCGCGAAGGTCTTCGCGATGACGATTGTTGAGATCATCGCGAAGGTCTTCTTTGATCAGCGAGATGGGGGGAGGACGTCGGGATGACTCTCCGACCACAAACTGCCTAAGGGGGTTGGTCCTAGGAAGACAAACTTCATTCTCGTTAGGTCTAGGAGAGAGCCCGACACGAGGATCAGCAGATCTTACCGAGATAAAGGTTGTCGGTCCTGGTCTGCATTAGGATGAGACACATTGTTGCTAGCAACATTCTGGGAAAAGACTTGTTCTTGATTCCTATTAGCATTGGTAGTAGGTCGACCACGACGCCTAAGCAAAGGAGAGGGAGCCCGACAATGCTCGACCTCCCCGACAGCGTCGGGATGCACTGCATCCGAGCATGTCCTTGGAGGCATTTCCAAAAGTAAAAAGTTTTGGGTAGAAAACCAAATCTGGGTAGAGCAAAGCTTCAAATGATTTGCCCAAAGATGGATGTGTGAGAGTGTGGAGAGTATTCGCTTTTTGCTATTGAAGTTGCGATACAGATCTACATGGAACAAGGAACTCGCTAGGAGTATTTATGCGTCTACGGTCTGCACGTGACCTATGAGGCACACCACGAGCCCTACGGGTCTCAAGCGGCGTTGGGCATCTCTAAGAGGAGACCCCGACTCgagtagagagagaaagctcagaTTTGATACTCAAGTATATCTGATGTGTAATCAGTTGTGACAAGTGGAAGTGAATGTCTTATCAAGGGTCAAGACTAGCCTTATATAGGGTAACACTAGGGTTGTCCCTAAAGACTAGTTTGCCCCCAAGTGGGAGGCCGACCTATGCCCTGCAGAGACCTATACAACCTTGAATGTACGACATTGACTAATTCCTATGGCTTAATATCAATATCTAAATTGTTTGGGACTTAAATAAACTAATTTAGGTGATGGATTCTAAAGTTTCTCTCTACCAACACAACCAAAGCTTTTGAAACAGAAAAAAATGAACAATGGCGATTTTGAATTACTGCTACCATTAATAAAATGAAAGAGATGATTACAAAATGTATTTATAGGCGTCCAATGCCTTAACCTAGCTGACATGGAAAATAAAAATGAAATACAAGTTGGATATTTAAAACAAGAAATCGAAAATCAGAAAAGCAAAAACTAGACATGGTTTACTTTTTGCACGATCTTTATTTTCGAATCTTCCCTTGACCTCAGCTTGATTTTTCACTTTAGATTAATCCACAACGCGTTTACGAAATGGTAACACTATAATATGGGCAGAAATTACAGCTGAATCTTCATCTTCTCTAAATCATCCTACGCCATTTTTGGTTGACTTTTGCTTGAGCTTGATCAATCACATAGCAGTATTTGAACACCTTCTAACTACTTTTATAAACTTGAACAAAGCTTAACTTGACTGAAAACTAACTTCAGAATCAACTTCGATTTGAACTTTACTGAAACTTGAAAACTAGAGCAACCTACCAATGCAATCCTCAAGCAAGCTTTAGAAATCCAGTTTCAGCATTCAAAAACCATCAATGATCCTTTCTTAATAGTTTTGAATCAATAAAACCAGCTGCAACTACTTCTACTGAAAATCTCCAATTCTAGTTCATCATTTTCAACTCGAACACACATTACAAATTCTAGACTATGGCAGGCCAAACTAAGCTTGCGAATCACTTCATATACACTAAACGAAGCTACCcacttcattaatttaacataatttTATTCATACTATTGAACTGGAAATTTTAAAAGCATGAACAGTAAATAAGAACCTTAGAATTGGGAACTTTGGAAAGAGAGAATTGTAGGCTAATTCGAGGATATGTCGATGATCCTGACCTTATCCTGAACCTGATGGTGGGTGGCTTGACCTCCGCCAAATCGTTCTCTGGCCAGTGGAACACTGTCTTTATTTTCTTCAGTCAGACCCTCAAGGTTTGCTTCTACTACACAAAGGTCCCTGAGGTTTTGACGATGTGCACTGGCATCCTTTCTGCAGAAAACTCCATCATCTTTCCTGTTGATCTGATCAAAGCCCAGTTTTGTTTCTTCCTTCTTCATAGGTAACTTCAAGATCATTCTTTCGATCAACATTGTCGAGACTAAGCCTTTCTTTCCTGCTTTTTTTTTCTTCAAGCTTTATTTCTTCTTCTACAAGTTAGCACTATTGCttgctttcttcttcttcttttctgttGCAGCTAGCATTCCTTCTATTGCTTCAAGTTCCTTGAGACAATCTAAACCAAAAATTCTATCTAATAAATTTTTTCTAAAAATTTGAAATACAAGTCAGTGGGCCCTTCCGTTGGACGGGTACTCCATACCtttaaaatttaataatataaatatacacaatataaaaaattatataagtagtaattatttgtattaaacattattaaatttatgtaaaatattaaatcaAAAAAGATTTATTTTAACTTTATATctgttataattatttttatttgatttcaaaatctacgatcctcttaaatttataatttattttgttttcaaaattaATAAACATAGCAAAAGGTAAAAGTTATATATCAAGATttgatttcataataaaatttataattgcatCTAATCAATTTAGTTGTTCCTATTGTTTGAAAAATAATATGTGTCCGTTTAAAAGAATAGAAAAAAATATAACGGATTTTTATGAGGCATAATAGTTTCATGAAAAAAATagacaaaaataaaatatattataattagttagaatttttttttaataatatgtccGTATGCATAGGAAAAAAAGAAGACAGACCCGTTTTAATTAGAATAGGAAAAAAAGAATATATGAATTTTGTTAGGAATAACTTTTTAAATAATAGATAGGAAAttgattagtaataaaattattatgTTAGAAAAAAGTCATTGGTAGAattttattatgaatcattatgttTTTATTATGTTCTGATTTCCTAAttagaatagaaaaaaaaataatatcattgACTTAAAATTATAACTTGAAACCTAATTAAATTTAAAGTTCTAAAATATACGTATCAAAATACTATTCGTTAATAAAATTGTGTCGgatgttgatttgacaataaaatttgcaaTTCTATTTGCAATTCTATTTACAATTGAATTTGCAATTTGAACAGATTTAAAATTGGAAAAATCTCGCTATTGTATATAAGAATATAAGATACAACAATATACAATTGTGATATACA
Above is a genomic segment from Rutidosis leptorrhynchoides isolate AG116_Rl617_1_P2 unplaced genomic scaffold, CSIRO_AGI_Rlap_v1 contig151, whole genome shotgun sequence containing:
- the LOC139881424 gene encoding uncharacterized protein; amino-acid sequence: MKSGANGNKSDSFCQFHKDYGHTTDECRQGPNKYNGGRRDNRRKGKKQDNNNNKNNKERTPPNELDMPQGGGVVHMIFGEEFRMSNKKKKDKVREVMSVGIPQKKRKVSTKIITIGFSDDDLENLLYPHSDPLVVIMSISGTDVWRVLVDDGSSVDILYYHAYRIMGFADKHLAPSHGPIYAVN
- the LOC139881423 gene encoding uncharacterized protein, producing the protein MVSQRGIEANPDKIRAIINMLLRSYKEQKQEFLKKYDVQQGFTSIAHPSANGQVEVTNRSIVDGLKKKLKDLPKKQWVDELPKVLWAYRTTCKVPTGETPYKLTYGTDTIVPVDVGLRSYRIKHYNPSLNEEGLLLNLDLIDEVRDNAAIKIAEQKLLTVKFYNNHIHGRAFKVGDFVLRKMEASKPLEAVEKLSLN